In one window of Methanoculleus chikugoensis DNA:
- a CDS encoding cation-translocating P-type ATPase: protein MPAPTGESAGGSPPPDWHALSAAEVQRELDADPSGLSTGDAEERLQRYGPNVLREEERESRLQVFLRQFKSVLIVILIIAAAVSFFVGEALDAAAILIIVILNALLGYSQEWQAGEAIEALKKMLVQHAVVVRDGERREIDAAALVRGDLVLLDMGERVPADIYIVEATSLQVDEAPLTGESSPVDKTPGSLPVGTPLAERRNMAFAGTTVTNGHGRGFVVATGMQTEFGRIAGLSQRIADETTPLARQMDRLGRDLGLIALGIAALVVVVGLLQQRELLEMFLVGVSLAVAVIPEGLPAVVTLTLAIGIKTMMRRNCLIRHLPVSETLGAVSVICTDKTGTLTRNEMTVVRVRTADTEVAVTGAGYLPMGEFLVEERPIDPLADPGLRQFLRTVLLCNHATLALEEGGWRIFGTPTEGALVVAAEKAGLSRDDAPEPVKEFSFNSTRKRMTTVYREGEGNVAHVKGAPEVLLARSSRVFLGGSVVPLTDELRDALLAEIERYASQGLRVLGAACRPLPAGIEWTVDTVETDLVFLGLAGIVDPPRPEAAEAIRLCRSAGIDVIMITGDNPLTASTIARDLGLSSEGAMTGADLEAMTDDELKERLRTTKVLSRVTAEHKLRVIDILSRDREVIAMTGDGVNDAPALKKASIGIAMGIKGTDAAKESSDMVLVDDNFASIVAGVEEGRREYDNIARFTRYLLSSNVGELVAIVGALLLGLPLILIPVQILWINLVTDGLTALALGLEPAERDVMQRRPRDPQEAILTRNAYLVILILGIWLGLLTIYVFLGLYEVDLDRARTMAFTGLIVFELYNVLNFRSFRFPLHRIGFFSNPALLLAILGSLALQALVVYVPVFNLFLGTAPLTLADWGLLALLGLPVLLAGEVYKNLRLRLGGEAPASD, encoded by the coding sequence ATGCCCGCGCCGACAGGAGAGTCTGCAGGCGGAAGCCCTCCGCCCGACTGGCACGCCCTCTCGGCGGCGGAGGTGCAACGGGAGCTCGACGCCGATCCGTCGGGTCTCTCCACGGGAGACGCGGAGGAGCGTCTGCAGCGTTACGGGCCGAACGTCCTCCGCGAGGAGGAGCGGGAGAGCCGGCTCCAGGTCTTTCTGCGGCAGTTCAAGAGCGTCCTCATCGTCATCCTGATCATTGCCGCTGCAGTCTCTTTCTTCGTCGGCGAAGCCCTGGACGCCGCCGCAATCCTCATCATCGTCATCTTAAACGCCCTCCTCGGGTACTCGCAGGAGTGGCAGGCCGGTGAGGCGATCGAGGCGCTTAAAAAGATGCTCGTCCAGCACGCCGTGGTCGTCCGCGACGGCGAGCGGCGGGAGATCGATGCGGCCGCACTCGTCCGGGGAGATCTCGTCCTCCTCGATATGGGGGAACGGGTGCCCGCCGACATCTACATCGTCGAGGCGACGTCGCTGCAGGTCGACGAGGCGCCGCTGACGGGCGAGTCGTCGCCCGTGGACAAGACACCGGGCTCGCTCCCTGTCGGGACACCCCTTGCCGAGCGGAGAAACATGGCGTTTGCCGGCACGACGGTGACGAACGGGCACGGCCGGGGGTTTGTGGTCGCCACCGGGATGCAGACGGAGTTCGGGCGGATCGCCGGCCTCTCCCAGCGGATCGCGGATGAGACGACGCCCCTTGCCCGGCAGATGGATCGTCTCGGCCGCGATCTCGGGCTGATCGCCCTCGGGATCGCCGCGCTCGTGGTCGTCGTCGGTCTCCTGCAACAGCGGGAACTCCTTGAGATGTTCCTCGTCGGCGTCTCCCTTGCGGTGGCGGTGATCCCGGAGGGGCTTCCGGCGGTCGTGACGCTGACGCTCGCCATCGGCATCAAGACGATGATGCGGAGGAACTGCCTGATCCGTCACCTGCCGGTCTCGGAGACGCTCGGCGCGGTCTCGGTGATCTGCACCGACAAGACCGGGACGCTCACCCGGAACGAGATGACGGTCGTCCGGGTGCGGACGGCTGATACGGAGGTCGCGGTCACCGGGGCGGGGTATCTCCCGATGGGGGAGTTTCTCGTCGAGGAGAGACCTATCGACCCGCTTGCCGACCCGGGGCTCCGGCAGTTCCTCCGCACCGTCCTCCTCTGCAACCACGCGACCCTCGCTCTCGAGGAGGGGGGGTGGCGGATCTTCGGCACCCCGACCGAGGGGGCGCTCGTCGTCGCGGCGGAGAAGGCCGGGCTCTCGCGCGACGACGCCCCGGAGCCGGTGAAGGAGTTCTCGTTCAACTCCACCCGGAAGCGGATGACGACCGTCTACCGGGAGGGGGAGGGGAACGTCGCCCACGTGAAGGGGGCGCCGGAGGTTCTCCTCGCCCGCTCGTCCCGGGTCTTCCTAGGGGGTTCGGTCGTCCCGCTCACGGACGAACTCCGGGACGCGCTTCTTGCCGAGATCGAGAGGTACGCGTCGCAGGGGCTCCGGGTGCTCGGGGCGGCCTGCCGCCCGCTCCCCGCCGGCATCGAGTGGACGGTCGATACCGTGGAGACCGATCTCGTCTTCCTCGGGCTTGCCGGGATCGTCGACCCCCCACGGCCCGAGGCGGCTGAGGCGATCCGGCTCTGCCGGAGCGCCGGGATCGACGTCATCATGATCACGGGGGACAACCCGCTGACTGCTTCCACCATCGCCCGCGACCTCGGCCTATCGAGCGAGGGGGCGATGACCGGGGCGGATCTCGAGGCGATGACCGACGATGAACTCAAAGAACGCCTCCGGACGACGAAGGTGCTCTCCCGGGTCACCGCGGAGCACAAACTCCGGGTGATCGATATCCTCTCCCGCGACCGGGAGGTCATCGCCATGACCGGCGACGGCGTCAACGACGCCCCGGCGCTGAAGAAGGCGAGCATCGGGATAGCCATGGGGATCAAGGGGACGGACGCGGCCAAAGAGTCGAGCGACATGGTGCTCGTCGACGACAACTTCGCGAGCATCGTCGCCGGCGTCGAGGAAGGAAGGCGGGAGTACGACAATATCGCCCGGTTCACCCGCTATCTCCTCTCCTCGAACGTCGGCGAGCTCGTCGCGATCGTCGGCGCGCTCCTCCTCGGCCTGCCGCTGATCCTCATCCCCGTCCAGATTCTCTGGATCAACCTGGTCACCGACGGTCTCACCGCCCTTGCCCTCGGCCTCGAACCCGCCGAACGGGACGTCATGCAGAGGCGGCCGCGCGACCCGCAGGAGGCCATTCTCACGCGGAACGCGTACCTCGTCATCCTCATCCTCGGAATATGGCTCGGTCTTCTGACTATCTACGTCTTCCTGGGTCTCTATGAGGTCGATCTCGACCGGGCGCGGACGATGGCGTTCACCGGGCTCATTGTCTTCGAGCTCTACAACGTGCTGAACTTCCGGTCGTTCCGGTTCCCCCTCCACCGGATCGGGTTCTTCTCGAATCCCGCCCTGCTCCTCGCAATCCTCGGGAGCCTCGCCCTCCAGGCGCTGGTGGTCTACGTCCCGGTCTTCAACCTCTTCCTCGGGACCGCGCCGCTGACCCTCGCCGACTGGGGGCTGCTCGCCCTGCTCGGCCTTCCGGTGCTGCTCGCAGGGGAGGTCTACAAGAACCTCCGGTTGCGGCTCGGGGGGGAGGCACCCGCGTCGGATTGA
- a CDS encoding SLC13 family permease yields the protein MIVTPELIAVVVFIITYALIIDERIHRAVVAMVGASVVVFLHIVPWDMIPEYIDLGTIFLLIGMMIIVNTARGSGLFEYIAIKTAKLAKGSPMRVLLLFSLVTGITSAFLDNVTTVLLITPMLLYVASVMKVNPIPFLIAEIFASNIGGAATLIGDPPNIMIGSAAGLTFNEFIVNMTPMMVINLVVVLGMLALIYRKELHVSPDEREGIERTFAELKEREAIRDWPLFKKSVIVIALVIGMFFIHAQLDLEPALVALIGASILLFWSRQSPEEIFEKIEWPALFFFGGLFVVVGALVETGVIASVAEFVVENVHSEGEAILIIAWFSAFASAIVDNIPLTATLIPLIQGMSGSMDIYPLWWALSLGACLGGNGTVIGASANVVVLGIAARNGFTISFVEFLKIGMLVLLVTVGIGTAILWLNFVVL from the coding sequence ATGATCGTCACCCCGGAACTGATCGCCGTCGTGGTCTTCATCATCACCTACGCGCTCATCATCGATGAGCGGATTCACCGCGCGGTGGTCGCGATGGTCGGCGCCTCGGTCGTCGTCTTCCTCCACATCGTCCCCTGGGATATGATCCCGGAGTACATCGACCTCGGCACTATCTTCCTCCTGATCGGGATGATGATCATCGTCAACACCGCCCGCGGCAGCGGTCTCTTCGAGTACATCGCCATCAAGACGGCGAAACTTGCAAAAGGGAGCCCGATGCGGGTGCTATTGCTCTTCTCACTCGTGACCGGCATCACGAGCGCTTTCCTCGACAACGTCACCACCGTCCTCCTGATCACCCCGATGCTCCTCTACGTCGCGAGCGTCATGAAAGTCAATCCCATTCCCTTCCTCATCGCCGAGATCTTCGCCTCCAACATCGGTGGGGCGGCGACGCTCATCGGCGACCCCCCGAACATCATGATCGGTTCGGCCGCCGGCCTGACGTTCAATGAGTTCATCGTCAACATGACGCCGATGATGGTGATCAACCTGGTTGTCGTCCTCGGGATGCTTGCCCTCATCTATAGAAAGGAACTCCACGTCTCGCCCGACGAACGGGAGGGGATCGAGAGGACGTTCGCGGAGTTGAAGGAGCGGGAGGCGATCCGCGACTGGCCACTCTTCAAGAAGTCGGTCATCGTCATCGCGCTCGTCATCGGGATGTTCTTCATCCATGCTCAGCTCGACCTGGAACCCGCCCTCGTCGCCCTGATCGGTGCATCGATCCTCCTCTTCTGGAGCAGACAGTCCCCGGAGGAGATCTTTGAGAAGATCGAGTGGCCGGCCCTCTTCTTCTTCGGCGGGCTCTTCGTCGTCGTCGGCGCCCTCGTCGAGACCGGGGTTATCGCGAGCGTCGCGGAGTTCGTGGTCGAGAACGTCCACTCGGAGGGAGAGGCCATCCTGATCATCGCCTGGTTCTCGGCGTTCGCCTCGGCGATCGTGGACAATATTCCCCTCACCGCCACCCTGATCCCCCTGATCCAGGGTATGAGCGGGTCGATGGACATCTACCCGCTCTGGTGGGCGCTCTCGCTCGGTGCATGCCTCGGCGGGAACGGCACAGTCATCGGCGCGTCGGCAAACGTCGTCGTGCTCGGGATAGCCGCACGAAACGGTTTCACGATATCGTTCGTGGAGTTCCTGAAGATAGGGATGCTCGTGCTCCTCGTCACGGTCGGGATCGGCACAGCCATCCTCTGGCTCAACTTCGTCGTCCTGTAG
- a CDS encoding HEAT repeat domain-containing protein, giving the protein MATIDEVDTMRDARDVDGLIRALADPDEFVRSQAALSLGTLADPKAQEPLARVRDEDPSASVREAAATAYKWVVGRIQEVEATR; this is encoded by the coding sequence ATGGCGACAATCGATGAGGTCGATACCATGCGTGACGCCCGGGACGTCGACGGGCTGATCCGGGCGCTCGCCGACCCGGACGAGTTCGTCCGGTCGCAGGCGGCCCTCTCGCTCGGGACGCTCGCCGACCCGAAAGCGCAGGAACCGCTCGCGAGGGTGAGGGACGAGGACCCGAGCGCCTCGGTCCGGGAGGCGGCCGCGACCGCGTATAAGTGGGTCGTCGGCCGGATCCAGGAGGTCGAGGCGACCCGATAG
- a CDS encoding HEAT repeat domain-containing protein, with protein MTQRKDIDTMRRRRDIDGLIAALSEPEEIVRLTAAEALGLVGDERALEPLEQLKFSDSDAGVRRAASVAHAQVAARLAARKAAEGIPREL; from the coding sequence ATGACGCAGAGAAAGGATATCGACACCATGCGAAGGCGCCGGGATATCGACGGCCTGATTGCAGCACTTTCCGAGCCCGAAGAGATCGTGCGGCTGACCGCTGCCGAAGCCCTCGGCCTCGTCGGCGATGAACGAGCGCTCGAGCCGCTCGAGCAGTTGAAGTTCTCGGATTCTGATGCGGGTGTCCGGCGGGCCGCGTCGGTCGCGCACGCCCAGGTGGCCGCGAGGCTTGCAGCCCGGAAGGCGGCGGAGGGGATCCCCCGCGAACTGTAG
- the glnA gene encoding type I glutamate--ammonia ligase, with amino-acid sequence MSGDNISAMLERIEQDNVRFLRLQFTDLLGMPKNVSIPAKQVGKALTDGIGFDGSSIEGFVRIEESDMVLKPDLSTYTLLPWRPREKSVARFICDVCKPDGTPFEGDPRYVLRRAMEDAAKDGYVFNTGPELEFFLFKMLDGRPTTQFQDVGGYFDLAPTDLAEDLRREAILTLTEMGFDIEASHHEVAESQHEIDFKYSDALHTADNVITFKFAVKTMALMRGLHASFMAKPIHGINGSGMHTNCSLAKDGVNAFYDPDAPRQLSTTCMHFIGGLLRHAKAITRVANPTINSYKRLVPGYEAPCYVSWSASNRSALVRVPAPRGNSTRVEFRSPDPTCNPYLAFTAMLAAGMEGVRQGIEPPDDAHKNIFHMTADERGQNGIETLPGDLHEAHSALLADDLICRALGPHVVEALTSVAQIEWDAYRTTVHPWELDRYLATY; translated from the coding sequence ATGTCTGGCGACAACATCTCGGCGATGCTCGAGCGCATCGAGCAGGACAACGTCCGGTTCCTCCGGCTTCAGTTCACCGATCTCTTGGGCATGCCCAAGAACGTCTCCATCCCGGCGAAGCAGGTCGGGAAAGCGCTGACCGACGGTATCGGGTTCGACGGGTCGTCGATCGAGGGATTCGTCCGGATCGAGGAGTCCGACATGGTGCTCAAGCCCGACCTCTCGACCTACACCCTCCTCCCATGGCGGCCCCGGGAGAAGAGCGTTGCCCGGTTCATCTGCGACGTCTGCAAGCCGGACGGCACGCCGTTCGAGGGCGACCCGCGCTACGTGCTCCGGCGGGCGATGGAGGATGCCGCGAAGGACGGCTACGTCTTCAACACCGGCCCTGAACTGGAGTTCTTCCTCTTCAAGATGCTCGACGGCCGTCCGACCACGCAGTTCCAGGACGTCGGCGGCTACTTCGACCTCGCGCCGACCGATCTCGCGGAGGACCTCCGGCGCGAGGCGATCCTCACGCTCACCGAGATGGGGTTCGATATCGAGGCCTCGCACCACGAGGTCGCCGAGAGCCAGCATGAGATCGACTTCAAGTACAGCGACGCGCTCCACACCGCCGACAATGTCATCACGTTCAAGTTCGCAGTCAAGACGATGGCGCTGATGCGCGGCCTGCACGCATCCTTCATGGCGAAGCCGATCCACGGGATCAACGGGAGCGGGATGCATACCAACTGCTCCCTCGCAAAGGACGGGGTGAACGCCTTCTACGACCCGGATGCCCCGCGGCAGCTCTCGACGACCTGCATGCACTTCATCGGCGGGCTGCTTCGCCACGCAAAGGCCATCACCCGGGTCGCGAACCCAACGATCAACTCCTACAAGCGGCTCGTCCCCGGCTACGAAGCGCCCTGCTACGTCAGCTGGAGCGCGAGCAACCGCTCGGCCCTCGTCCGGGTTCCGGCGCCCCGCGGCAACAGCACCCGGGTCGAGTTCCGCAGCCCCGACCCGACCTGCAACCCTTACCTTGCCTTCACGGCGATGCTCGCCGCCGGGATGGAGGGCGTCCGGCAGGGGATCGAGCCGCCGGATGATGCTCACAAGAACATCTTCCACATGACGGCCGACGAGCGGGGCCAAAACGGGATCGAGACGCTGCCCGGAGACCTCCACGAGGCTCACTCCGCCCTCCTCGCCGACGACCTCATCTGCAGGGCGCTCGGCCCCCATGTCGTCGAGGCGCTCACGAGCGTTGCCCAGATCGAGTGGGATGCCTACCGGACGACGGTTCACCCCTGGGAACTCGACCGGTACCTGGCGACCTACTGA
- a CDS encoding class II glutamine amidotransferase produces the protein MCGIIGVMDRSRRTMDGSGIRQALSMMNERGSGEGAGYAAYGIYPDYRDCYALHVFFDNVRENKPLLDSTLAQWGTIEHDEAIPTYGRPNLRAVHTPWRYFFKPDPSLALAGSTTPEDDIVSALVMQVNAARRGALIFSSGKDLGVFKAGGWPEDVADFYRIEDYEGYIWLAHNRYPTNTPGWWGGAHPFNLLGWSVVHNGEITSYGTNRRYIESYGYTCTMYTDTEVVAYLVDLLVRRHGLDVDIAVRALAPPYWEEIDRMPDAEREWNGALRLAYAPAMMNGPFAIVAANRDMMVGFTDRGKLRPMVVGECGDRLYISSEEAAIRAMEPRVESIRMPAACEPVIGRVVA, from the coding sequence ATGTGCGGCATAATTGGCGTAATGGACAGATCCCGCCGGACGATGGACGGTTCCGGCATCCGGCAGGCCCTCTCCATGATGAACGAGCGCGGCAGCGGCGAGGGGGCGGGGTACGCAGCCTACGGCATCTATCCCGATTACCGGGACTGCTACGCCCTCCACGTCTTCTTCGACAACGTCCGCGAGAACAAGCCGCTCCTCGATTCGACGCTCGCGCAGTGGGGGACGATCGAGCACGACGAGGCGATCCCCACCTACGGGCGGCCGAACCTCCGGGCGGTTCACACCCCTTGGCGCTACTTCTTCAAGCCCGACCCTTCCCTCGCGCTCGCCGGCAGCACGACGCCGGAGGACGATATCGTGAGCGCCCTCGTGATGCAGGTCAACGCCGCCCGCCGCGGCGCGCTCATCTTCTCCTCCGGCAAGGACCTCGGGGTGTTTAAGGCCGGAGGGTGGCCCGAGGACGTCGCGGACTTCTACCGGATCGAGGACTACGAGGGCTACATCTGGCTCGCGCACAACCGTTACCCGACGAACACCCCCGGGTGGTGGGGCGGCGCGCACCCGTTCAACCTCCTCGGCTGGAGCGTCGTGCACAACGGCGAGATCACCTCCTACGGGACGAACCGGCGCTACATCGAGAGTTACGGCTACACCTGCACGATGTATACCGACACCGAGGTCGTCGCATACTTAGTCGACCTCCTGGTGCGGCGACACGGCCTTGACGTCGATATCGCGGTCCGGGCGCTCGCCCCGCCCTACTGGGAGGAGATCGACCGGATGCCCGACGCGGAGCGGGAGTGGAACGGAGCCCTCCGGCTCGCCTACGCGCCGGCGATGATGAACGGGCCGTTCGCCATCGTGGCCGCGAACCGCGACATGATGGTCGGGTTCACCGACCGGGGCAAGCTCCGGCCGATGGTCGTCGGCGAGTGCGGCGACCGGCTCTACATCTCGAGCGAAGAGGCTGCAATCCGGGCGATGGAACCACGGGTCGAATCGATCCGGATGCCGGCCGCGTGCGAGCCGGTGATCGGGAGGGTCGTCGCATGA
- a CDS encoding glutamate synthase-related protein, protein MIGSLPSRYRIGIDPVRCMECGRCIENCSYGVFSRDGDRIQVNSRNCTACHRCIACCPRDAISLEEHPCDYRSHPLWTREAREAIYNQARTGKIILAGMGNALDYPVIFDRLVLDACQVTNPSLDPLREPIELTTHLGKRPARLDLRRREGGDIELRTRLTPNLRIETPVMIGHMSYGAISLNAQVAMARAAKKTGTFMGTGEGGLHAALHPYQDRMIVQVASGRFGVNIDYLERGAAIEIKIGQGAKPGIGGHLPGEKVCADISRTRMIPEGSDAISPAPHHDIYSIEDLAQLVRGLKEATEWKKPVFVKIAAVHNVAAIAAGIARSPADAVVVDGFRGGTGAAPTVFRDHVGIPIEAAIASVDKKLRDQGIRNEISVIASGGIRGSADVAKAIALGADAVYIGTAALAAMGCRVCGNCYRGLCPWGIATQRPDLVARLDPDEGSEQVANLIRAWTLELAELLGAAGINSIESLRGNRDRLRGYMLDEGLMQVLDVKPVGA, encoded by the coding sequence ATGATCGGGAGCCTCCCCTCACGCTACCGGATCGGCATCGACCCCGTCCGGTGCATGGAGTGCGGACGGTGCATCGAGAACTGCTCCTACGGCGTCTTCTCACGGGACGGAGACCGGATACAGGTCAACTCCCGCAACTGCACCGCATGCCACCGCTGTATCGCCTGCTGCCCCCGGGACGCCATCAGCCTCGAGGAGCATCCCTGCGACTACCGGAGCCACCCGCTCTGGACACGGGAAGCACGGGAGGCGATCTACAACCAGGCCCGGACGGGCAAGATCATCCTCGCGGGGATGGGCAACGCCCTCGATTACCCGGTCATCTTCGACCGCCTGGTGCTGGACGCCTGCCAGGTCACGAACCCGAGCCTCGACCCGCTCCGCGAGCCGATCGAACTGACGACCCACCTCGGGAAGAGGCCGGCGCGGCTCGATCTCCGGCGCCGGGAGGGCGGCGACATCGAGCTCCGGACACGCCTCACCCCGAACCTCAGGATCGAGACCCCGGTGATGATCGGGCACATGAGTTACGGGGCGATCAGCCTCAACGCCCAGGTGGCCATGGCCCGGGCGGCAAAAAAGACCGGGACGTTCATGGGCACCGGGGAAGGCGGGCTGCACGCCGCCCTCCACCCCTACCAGGACCGGATGATCGTCCAGGTCGCGTCCGGGCGGTTCGGCGTGAACATCGATTACCTGGAGCGCGGCGCCGCGATCGAGATCAAGATCGGGCAGGGGGCGAAGCCCGGCATCGGCGGGCACCTCCCGGGGGAGAAGGTCTGCGCGGATATCTCCCGGACAAGGATGATCCCGGAGGGGAGCGACGCGATCAGCCCCGCGCCGCACCACGACATCTACAGCATCGAGGACCTCGCCCAGCTCGTCCGGGGGCTCAAAGAGGCGACGGAATGGAAGAAGCCGGTCTTCGTAAAGATCGCCGCCGTCCACAACGTCGCGGCCATCGCCGCCGGCATCGCCCGCTCGCCGGCCGATGCGGTCGTCGTCGACGGGTTCCGCGGGGGCACCGGCGCGGCGCCGACGGTCTTCCGCGACCACGTAGGGATCCCGATCGAGGCGGCAATCGCGAGCGTGGATAAAAAACTCCGCGACCAGGGGATCAGAAACGAGATATCCGTCATCGCGAGCGGGGGTATCCGGGGGAGCGCCGACGTCGCGAAGGCGATCGCCCTCGGGGCGGACGCGGTCTACATCGGCACCGCGGCACTCGCGGCGATGGGCTGCCGGGTCTGCGGGAACTGTTACCGCGGCCTCTGCCCCTGGGGGATCGCCACCCAGCGGCCCGACCTCGTGGCGCGGCTCGACCCCGACGAGGGGTCGGAACAGGTGGCGAACCTGATCCGGGCGTGGACGCTCGAACTCGCCGAACTCCTGGGTGCCGCCGGGATCAACAGCATCGAGAGCCTGCGGGGCAACCGCGACCGGCTCCGGGGCTACATGCTCGACGAGGGGCTGATGCAGGTGCTCGACGTGAAGCCGGTTGGGGCGTGA
- a CDS encoding aconitase X: protein MYLEKDDERVLAGEFGETRQKMMEILVTLGRVYGAEKLVPITSAQVSGASYKTIGRWGLSWLQSLNARAAVPAVLNPIGMPREGWQEFGIGEEFARRQAEVVEAYRKLGIRVECTCTPYYLRITEYGEHLAWSESSAVAYANSALGARTNREGGPSALAAAIIGKTPYYGLHVVENRRPQVVVEVENGTGPYANHWGGIGHVAGKKVGNRIPIFQGIRPNRDQLKALGAAMAATGAVALFHVEKITPETRVFSFDTGDLDRVTVTEAEVEALFTETEVEAVAVGCPHCSADELRELAELLRGKTTTKPFYVFAAKGVAAANPDLVSVIERSGARVIPDTCMVVSPRMDEFGSIMVDSGKALAYVPGMCGALARIGTRRECVEVATS from the coding sequence ATGTATCTGGAGAAGGATGACGAGCGGGTGCTCGCCGGCGAGTTCGGCGAGACCCGGCAGAAGATGATGGAGATCCTGGTCACGCTCGGGAGGGTTTACGGGGCGGAGAAACTCGTCCCGATCACGAGCGCCCAGGTGAGCGGTGCGTCCTACAAGACCATCGGAAGATGGGGGCTCTCCTGGCTGCAGAGCCTCAACGCCCGGGCGGCGGTCCCGGCGGTCCTGAACCCCATCGGGATGCCGCGGGAGGGGTGGCAGGAGTTCGGGATCGGCGAGGAGTTCGCCCGCCGTCAGGCGGAGGTCGTCGAGGCCTACCGGAAGCTCGGGATCCGGGTGGAGTGCACCTGCACGCCCTATTACCTCCGGATCACGGAGTACGGGGAGCACCTGGCCTGGTCGGAGTCCTCGGCGGTCGCCTATGCAAACTCGGCTCTCGGTGCCCGGACGAACCGGGAAGGCGGGCCGAGCGCCCTTGCGGCGGCGATCATCGGAAAGACCCCCTATTACGGCCTCCACGTCGTCGAGAACCGGCGACCGCAGGTCGTCGTCGAGGTCGAGAACGGCACGGGCCCGTATGCCAACCATTGGGGCGGCATCGGTCACGTTGCCGGGAAGAAGGTGGGGAACCGGATCCCGATATTCCAGGGGATTCGGCCGAACCGCGACCAGCTCAAAGCTCTCGGCGCCGCGATGGCGGCGACCGGGGCGGTCGCCCTCTTCCACGTCGAGAAGATCACCCCGGAGACCCGGGTCTTCTCGTTCGACACCGGCGACCTCGACCGGGTGACGGTGACCGAGGCCGAGGTCGAGGCCCTCTTTACCGAGACCGAGGTCGAAGCGGTCGCGGTCGGGTGCCCGCACTGCTCCGCCGACGAGCTCCGGGAACTCGCGGAGCTCCTCCGGGGGAAGACGACGACGAAACCCTTCTACGTCTTTGCTGCAAAGGGGGTTGCAGCGGCGAACCCCGACCTCGTGAGCGTCATCGAGCGGAGCGGCGCCCGGGTGATCCCGGACACCTGCATGGTTGTCTCGCCCCGGATGGACGAGTTCGGCTCGATCATGGTCGACTCGGGCAAAGCCCTCGCCTACGTTCCCGGGATGTGCGGCGCGCTCGCCCGGATCGGAACGCGGAGGGAGTGCGTCGAGGTCGCGACGTCGTGA
- a CDS encoding UbiD family decarboxylase gives MRDFIELMRKQGRVEEIESPCSTVYEAPRMASRTDKILFFHDLDGRRGVMNLLSDRRSLAAALGVEERDLVAHLAGMTYGGRVVDAGRLEGGVKPDLSRLPVMKHFPGDAGRYFTSGIVFSRYDGVENASIHRMMVLDDHRVVARLVEGRHTHTLLKTALARGEKLPVAVTVGTPPLVTFAACTRVPQGKELAYAAELMGGELAVRECENGVRVPDAEFVLEGYISAEKAAEGPFVDITGTYDPVRQQHVIEFTKMYCKEDPIYHGILPAGDEHKLLMGAPYEPKIYRAVAEVTTVKDVLLTKGGAGYLHGVVQIRKNTQGDAKNAIMAAFAAHTSLKHVVVVDEDIDIHDPYDVEYAIATRVRGDTDIMVVAGVRGSSLDPTRLSDGTNVKVGVDATMVMGKEDEFRRAEWV, from the coding sequence ATGCGTGACTTTATCGAACTGATGCGGAAGCAGGGCAGGGTCGAGGAGATCGAGAGCCCCTGCTCGACCGTCTACGAGGCTCCCCGTATGGCGAGCCGGACCGACAAGATCCTCTTCTTCCACGACCTCGACGGCCGCCGGGGAGTGATGAACCTCCTCTCCGACCGCCGATCGCTTGCAGCGGCGCTCGGTGTGGAGGAGCGGGACCTCGTCGCGCACCTCGCGGGCATGACCTACGGCGGCCGCGTCGTGGATGCCGGACGGCTTGAGGGCGGCGTCAAGCCCGATCTCTCCCGCCTCCCGGTCATGAAGCACTTCCCCGGCGACGCCGGGCGCTACTTCACCTCCGGGATCGTCTTCTCGCGCTACGACGGCGTCGAGAACGCCTCCATCCACCGGATGATGGTTCTCGACGATCATAGAGTCGTCGCCCGCCTGGTGGAAGGAAGGCACACCCATACCCTCCTCAAGACAGCGCTCGCCCGGGGGGAGAAACTCCCGGTCGCCGTCACCGTCGGCACCCCCCCCCTCGTGACGTTCGCCGCCTGCACCCGCGTCCCGCAGGGGAAGGAGCTCGCCTACGCTGCGGAACTGATGGGCGGCGAACTCGCCGTCCGGGAGTGCGAGAACGGCGTCCGGGTTCCCGACGCCGAGTTCGTCCTCGAGGGCTACATCAGTGCCGAAAAAGCGGCGGAAGGCCCGTTCGTCGACATCACCGGGACCTACGACCCCGTGCGGCAGCAGCACGTGATCGAGTTCACGAAGATGTACTGCAAGGAAGACCCCATCTACCACGGCATCCTTCCCGCTGGCGACGAGCACAAACTCCTGATGGGAGCGCCGTACGAGCCGAAGATCTACCGCGCCGTGGCCGAGGTGACGACGGTGAAGGACGTCCTCCTCACGAAGGGCGGCGCAGGCTACCTCCACGGGGTGGTGCAGATCAGGAAGAACACGCAAGGCGACGCGAAGAACGCCATCATGGCGGCGTTTGCCGCCCATACCTCCCTCAAACACGTCGTGGTGGTGGACGAGGACATCGACATCCACGACCCTTACGACGTCGAATACGCGATCGCGACGAGGGTCCGGGGCGATACCGACATCATGGTCGTCGCCGGCGTCCGGGGCTCGTCGCTTGACCCGACACGGTTATCCGACGGGACGAACGTGAAGGTCGGTGTCGATGCCACAATGGTCATGGGGAAAGAAGACGAATTCAGGAGAGCGGAGTGGGTGTAA